In Sphingomonas sp. SORGH_AS_0950, the following are encoded in one genomic region:
- the moaB gene encoding molybdenum cofactor biosynthesis protein B has protein sequence MPIDTTRTFLPVRIAVLTVSDTRSLAEDRSGDTLAGLLTEAGHELAARSILRDDTDQIVAQLNRWIDDASIDCILTTGGTGVTGRDVTPEAVEQVATKMIPGFGELFRWLSFQTIGTSTIQSRACACVARGTYIFALPGSTGAVKDAWNGILRDQLDSRHRPCNFVELMPRLLER, from the coding sequence ATGCCCATCGACACGACCCGAACCTTCCTGCCCGTCCGCATCGCCGTGCTGACCGTCTCCGACACCCGCTCGCTGGCGGAGGACCGCTCGGGCGACACGCTGGCGGGACTGCTGACCGAGGCGGGGCATGAACTCGCCGCGCGCAGCATCCTGCGTGACGATACCGACCAGATCGTCGCCCAGCTGAACCGCTGGATCGACGATGCCAGCATCGACTGTATCCTGACCACCGGCGGCACCGGCGTCACGGGGCGCGACGTCACCCCCGAGGCGGTCGAGCAGGTCGCGACCAAGATGATCCCCGGCTTCGGCGAGCTGTTCCGCTGGCTCAGCTTCCAGACGATCGGCACCTCGACCATCCAGTCGCGCGCCTGCGCCTGCGTCGCGCGCGGCACCTATATCTTCGCGCTGCCCGGATCGACCGGGGCGGTCAAGGACGCGTGGAACGGCATCCTGCGCGACCAGCTCGACAGCCGCCACCGCCCGTGCAACTTCGTCGAGCTGATGCCCCGCCTGCTGGAACGCTGA
- a CDS encoding VOC family protein: MARLDYLELPVGDRAAAKRFYAEAFGWRFTDFGPDYAATMSGDTDVGLDASPEKVKALLPVIRVEALEATLSAVEAAGGMIVVPIFAFPGGRRFHFRDVDGHELAVMQAD, from the coding sequence ATGGCGCGTCTGGACTATCTCGAACTGCCGGTCGGGGACCGGGCGGCGGCGAAGCGTTTCTATGCCGAGGCGTTCGGCTGGCGCTTCACCGATTTCGGACCGGACTATGCCGCGACCATGAGCGGGGATACCGATGTCGGGCTGGACGCCTCACCCGAAAAGGTGAAGGCGCTGCTGCCCGTCATCCGGGTCGAGGCGCTGGAGGCGACGCTCTCGGCGGTCGAGGCGGCGGGCGGGATGATCGTGGTGCCGATCTTCGCCTTTCCGGGCGGGCGGCGCTTTCATTTTCGCGATGTCGACGGGCATGAGCTGGCCGTGATGCAGGCGGATTGA